The following are encoded together in the Drosophila sechellia strain sech25 chromosome 3R, ASM438219v1, whole genome shotgun sequence genome:
- the LOC6607153 gene encoding maternal protein pumilio isoform X4 — MVVLETASALLGGPYAQGAPALKMVQKRYIGLHHWLGPIRSKELKEHIVSDDVLSLAFNHNQQLFRSQNPGLAAVATNAAAAAAAAAAATSAASAAAAVGAPPVPNGSLQQSQQQQQQQQQQQQQQQQMHMAAASQQFLAAQQQAQNAAYAAQQATPYVINPGQEAAPYMGMIAAAQMPYYGVAPWGMYPGNLIPQQGTQPRRPLTPSQQGAENQSYQVIPAFLDHTGSLLMGGPRTGTPMRLVSPAPVLVPPGATRAGPPPPQGPQLYQPQPQTAQQNLYSQQNGSSVGGLALNTSSLTGRRDSFDRSTSAFSPSTMDYTSSGVAAAANAVNNTVAQAAAAAAAAAAARGKWPGAMSGAASGAYGALGAGNASASPLGAPNTPPPSAQSCLLGSRAPGAESRQRQQQQQQLAAVGLPATAAAAQAAVAAAANNMFGSNSSIFSNPLAIPGTAAVAAAAAAAAAANSRQVAATAAAAAAVAAAAGGVGGPQPGRSRLLEDFRNQRYPNLQLRDLANHIVEFSQDQHGSRFIQQKLERATAAEKQMVFSEILAAAYSLMTDVFGNYVIQKFFEFGTPEQKNTLGMQVKGHVLQLALQMYGCRVIQKALESISPEQQQEIVHELDGHVLKCVKDQNGNHVVQKCIECVDPVALQFIINAFKGQVYSLSTHPYGCRVIQRILEHCTAEQTTPILDELHEHTEQLIQDQYGNYVIQHVLEHGKQEDKSILINSVRGKVLVLSQHKFASNVVEKCVTHATRGERTGLIDEVCTFNDNALHVMMKDQYANYVVQKMIDVSEPTQLKKLMTKIRPHMAALRKYTYGKHINAKLEKYYMKITNPITVGTGTGGVPASSSAAAVSSGVTSASVTACTSGSSTTTTSTTNSLASPTICSVQENGSAMIVEPSSPDASESSSSVVSGAVNSGLGPIGPPTNGNVVL, encoded by the exons CAACTGTTTCGCTCGCAGAATCCGGGCCTTGCAGCAGTTGCCACAAATGCAgcggccgcagcagcagccgcagcagctgccACATCGGCAGCGAGTGCTGCGGCAGCGGTGGGCGCACCCCCCGTTCCCAACGGATCGCTgcagcagtcgcagcagcaacagcagcagcagcagcaacagcagcagcagcagcaacagatgcACATGGCGGCCGCGTCGCAACAATTTTTGGCCGCCCAGCAGCAGGCGCAAAATGCGGCCTATGCCGCCCAACAGGCCACGCCCTACGTCATCAATCCGGGCCAGGAGGCTGCCCCGTATATGGGCATGATTGCCGCCGCCCAGATGCCGTACTATGGCGTAGCGCCATGGGGCATGTATCCGGGCAATCTGATTCCGCAACAGGGAACGCAGCCGCGCCGCCCCCTCACCCCCTCGCAGCAGGGTGCCGAGAATCAGTCGTATCAG GTCATCCCGGCATTCCTCGATCACACGGGCTCCTTGCTGATGGGAGGACCCCGCACCGGGACGCCGATGCGTCTGGTTAGCCCCGCCCCCGTTCTGGTGCCCCCGGGCGCCACCCGTGCCGGCCCTCCGCCCCCGCAGGGCCCACAGCTGTATCAGCCGCAGCCGCAGACGGCCCAACAGAATCTCTACTCGCAGCAGAATGGATCCAGTGTCGGAG GCCTCGCCTTGAACACGAGCTCGTTGACGGGTCGCCGCGACTCCTTCGACCGCAGCACCTCCGCCTTCAGTCCCTCGACCATGGACTACACCAGCAGCGGTGTGGCAGCGGCCGCCAATGCGGTGAACAACACAGTGGCccaggcagcagcagctgccgcagcagccgccgcagcGCGTGGCAAGTGGCCGGGAGCGATGTCGGGAGCGGCCAGTGGAGCCTACGGAGCCCTGGGAGCGGGCAATGCCTCGGCCAGTCCGCTGGGTGCACCAAACACACCGCCGCCATCGGCGCAATCCTGTCTCCTGGGCAGTCGTGCACCTGGAGCCGAGTCCcgccagcggcagcagcagcaacagcagctggcCGCCGTTGGTCTGCCGGCGACTGCAGCAGCTGCCCAGGCAGCGGTGGCAGCGGCTGCCAACAATATGTTCGGATCCAACAGCTCGATCTTCTCGAATCCCCTGGCCATTCCGGGTACGGCAGCTGTGGCAgctgcggcggcagcagcagcggccgcCAACTCTCGTCAGGTGGCTGCcacggcagcggcagcagcggcggtggcagcagcCGCCGGCGGAGTGGGAGGTCCACAGCCAGGAAGATCTCGCCTTCTCGAGGATTTCCGCAACCAGCGGTATCCAAATCTTCAGCTACGCGATCTCGCTAACCACATTGTGGAGTTCTCACAGGATCAGCACGGCTCGCGGTTTATACAACAGAAGTTGGAGCGGGCCACCGCTGCCGAGAAGCAAATGGTGTTCAGCGAGATCCTAGCAGCAGCCTATAGCCTGATGACCGATGTCTTTGGCAACTATGTCATCCAGAAGTTCTTTGAGTTCGGCACTCCCGAGCAGAAGAACACGCTGGGCATGCAGGTCAAGGGTCATGTGCTGCAGCTGGCGCTGCAAATGTATGGCTGCCGAGTGATTCAGAAGGCTCTGGAGAGCATCTCgccggagcagcagcaagaaaTCGTGCACGAACTGGACGGACATGTGCTGAAGTGCGTCAAGGATCAGAATGGCAATCATGTGGTGCAGAAGTGCATTGAGTGCGTGGACCCCGTGGCGCTGCAGTTCATCATCAATGCGTTCAAGGGTCAGGTTTACTCGCTGAGCACTCATCCGTATGGATGCCGGGTGATCCAGAGGATCCTCGAGCATTGCACTGCCGAACAGACCACGCCCATTTTGGACGAACTGCACGAGCACACCGAACAGTTGATTCAGGACCAATATGGCAACTATGTAATTCAGCATGTGCTTG AACACGGCAAGCAGGAGGATAAGTCGATTCTTATCAACAGCGTGCGCGGCAAAGTTCTGGTGCTATCACAGCATAAGTTCGCCTCAAACGTTGTGGAGAAATGCGTTACCCATGCAACTCGCGGAGAACGCACTGGTCTCATAGACGAGGTCTGCACTTTCAACGACAA CGCGTTGCACGTGATGATGAAGGATCAGTATGCCAACTATGTGGTCCAAAAAATGATCGATGTATCAGAGCCGACGCAGCTCAAGAAGCTGATGACCAAGATCCGGCCCCACATGGCCGCCTTGCGCAAGTACACCTACGGCAAGCACATCAATGCCAAGTTGGAGAAGTACTACATGAAGATAACCAATCCCATAACGGTGGGCACAGGAACTGGAGGAGTGCCGGCCTCCTCGTCGGCGGCGGCAGTCAGCAGTGGTGTCACCTCGGCATCGGTAACCGCCTGCACCAGtggcagcagcaccaccacgaCCAGCACTACCAACAGCCTGGCCTCACCCACCATTTGCTCGGTGCAGGAGAACGGCAGCGCCATGATTGTGGAGCCCTCCTCCCCGGACGCCTCCGAGTCCTCGTCCTCGGTGGTGTCAGGCGCTGTCAACAGCGGATTGGGTCCCATTGGACCCCCGACCAACGGCAACGTTGTGCTGTAA
- the LOC6607153 gene encoding maternal protein pumilio isoform X5: MVVLETASALLGGPYAQGAPALKMVQKRYIGLHHWLGPIRSKELKEHIVGDNQLFRSQNPGLAAVATNAAAAAAAAAAATSAASAAAAVGAPPVPNGSLQQSQQQQQQQQQQQQQQQQMHMAAASQQFLAAQQQAQNAAYAAQQATPYVINPGQEAAPYMGMIAAAQMPYYGVAPWGMYPGNLIPQQGTQPRRPLTPSQQGAENQSYQVIPAFLDHTGSLLMGGPRTGTPMRLVSPAPVLVPPGATRAGPPPPQGPQLYQPQPQTAQQNLYSQQNGSSVGGLALNTSSLTGRRDSFDRSTSAFSPSTMDYTSSGVAAAANAVNNTVAQAAAAAAAAAAARGKWPGAMSGAASGAYGALGAGNASASPLGAPNTPPPSAQSCLLGSRAPGAESRQRQQQQQQLAAVGLPATAAAAQAAVAAAANNMFGSNSSIFSNPLAIPGTAAVAAAAAAAAAANSRQVAATAAAAAAVAAAAGGVGGPQPGRSRLLEDFRNQRYPNLQLRDLANHIVEFSQDQHGSRFIQQKLERATAAEKQMVFSEILAAAYSLMTDVFGNYVIQKFFEFGTPEQKNTLGMQVKGHVLQLALQMYGCRVIQKALESISPEQQQEIVHELDGHVLKCVKDQNGNHVVQKCIECVDPVALQFIINAFKGQVYSLSTHPYGCRVIQRILEHCTAEQTTPILDELHEHTEQLIQDQYGNYVIQHVLEHGKQEDKSILINSVRGKVLVLSQHKFASNVVEKCVTHATRGERTGLIDEVCTFNDNALHVMMKDQYANYVVQKMIDVSEPTQLKKLMTKIRPHMAALRKYTYGKHINAKLEKYYMKITNPITVGTGTGGVPASSSAAAVSSGVTSASVTACTSGSSTTTTSTTNSLASPTICSVQENGSAMIVEPSSPDASESSSSVVSGAVNSGLGPIGPPTNGNVVL; encoded by the exons CAACTGTTTCGCTCGCAGAATCCGGGCCTTGCAGCAGTTGCCACAAATGCAgcggccgcagcagcagccgcagcagctgccACATCGGCAGCGAGTGCTGCGGCAGCGGTGGGCGCACCCCCCGTTCCCAACGGATCGCTgcagcagtcgcagcagcaacagcagcagcagcagcaacagcagcagcagcagcaacagatgcACATGGCGGCCGCGTCGCAACAATTTTTGGCCGCCCAGCAGCAGGCGCAAAATGCGGCCTATGCCGCCCAACAGGCCACGCCCTACGTCATCAATCCGGGCCAGGAGGCTGCCCCGTATATGGGCATGATTGCCGCCGCCCAGATGCCGTACTATGGCGTAGCGCCATGGGGCATGTATCCGGGCAATCTGATTCCGCAACAGGGAACGCAGCCGCGCCGCCCCCTCACCCCCTCGCAGCAGGGTGCCGAGAATCAGTCGTATCAG GTCATCCCGGCATTCCTCGATCACACGGGCTCCTTGCTGATGGGAGGACCCCGCACCGGGACGCCGATGCGTCTGGTTAGCCCCGCCCCCGTTCTGGTGCCCCCGGGCGCCACCCGTGCCGGCCCTCCGCCCCCGCAGGGCCCACAGCTGTATCAGCCGCAGCCGCAGACGGCCCAACAGAATCTCTACTCGCAGCAGAATGGATCCAGTGTCGGAG GCCTCGCCTTGAACACGAGCTCGTTGACGGGTCGCCGCGACTCCTTCGACCGCAGCACCTCCGCCTTCAGTCCCTCGACCATGGACTACACCAGCAGCGGTGTGGCAGCGGCCGCCAATGCGGTGAACAACACAGTGGCccaggcagcagcagctgccgcagcagccgccgcagcGCGTGGCAAGTGGCCGGGAGCGATGTCGGGAGCGGCCAGTGGAGCCTACGGAGCCCTGGGAGCGGGCAATGCCTCGGCCAGTCCGCTGGGTGCACCAAACACACCGCCGCCATCGGCGCAATCCTGTCTCCTGGGCAGTCGTGCACCTGGAGCCGAGTCCcgccagcggcagcagcagcaacagcagctggcCGCCGTTGGTCTGCCGGCGACTGCAGCAGCTGCCCAGGCAGCGGTGGCAGCGGCTGCCAACAATATGTTCGGATCCAACAGCTCGATCTTCTCGAATCCCCTGGCCATTCCGGGTACGGCAGCTGTGGCAgctgcggcggcagcagcagcggccgcCAACTCTCGTCAGGTGGCTGCcacggcagcggcagcagcggcggtggcagcagcCGCCGGCGGAGTGGGAGGTCCACAGCCAGGAAGATCTCGCCTTCTCGAGGATTTCCGCAACCAGCGGTATCCAAATCTTCAGCTACGCGATCTCGCTAACCACATTGTGGAGTTCTCACAGGATCAGCACGGCTCGCGGTTTATACAACAGAAGTTGGAGCGGGCCACCGCTGCCGAGAAGCAAATGGTGTTCAGCGAGATCCTAGCAGCAGCCTATAGCCTGATGACCGATGTCTTTGGCAACTATGTCATCCAGAAGTTCTTTGAGTTCGGCACTCCCGAGCAGAAGAACACGCTGGGCATGCAGGTCAAGGGTCATGTGCTGCAGCTGGCGCTGCAAATGTATGGCTGCCGAGTGATTCAGAAGGCTCTGGAGAGCATCTCgccggagcagcagcaagaaaTCGTGCACGAACTGGACGGACATGTGCTGAAGTGCGTCAAGGATCAGAATGGCAATCATGTGGTGCAGAAGTGCATTGAGTGCGTGGACCCCGTGGCGCTGCAGTTCATCATCAATGCGTTCAAGGGTCAGGTTTACTCGCTGAGCACTCATCCGTATGGATGCCGGGTGATCCAGAGGATCCTCGAGCATTGCACTGCCGAACAGACCACGCCCATTTTGGACGAACTGCACGAGCACACCGAACAGTTGATTCAGGACCAATATGGCAACTATGTAATTCAGCATGTGCTTG AACACGGCAAGCAGGAGGATAAGTCGATTCTTATCAACAGCGTGCGCGGCAAAGTTCTGGTGCTATCACAGCATAAGTTCGCCTCAAACGTTGTGGAGAAATGCGTTACCCATGCAACTCGCGGAGAACGCACTGGTCTCATAGACGAGGTCTGCACTTTCAACGACAA CGCGTTGCACGTGATGATGAAGGATCAGTATGCCAACTATGTGGTCCAAAAAATGATCGATGTATCAGAGCCGACGCAGCTCAAGAAGCTGATGACCAAGATCCGGCCCCACATGGCCGCCTTGCGCAAGTACACCTACGGCAAGCACATCAATGCCAAGTTGGAGAAGTACTACATGAAGATAACCAATCCCATAACGGTGGGCACAGGAACTGGAGGAGTGCCGGCCTCCTCGTCGGCGGCGGCAGTCAGCAGTGGTGTCACCTCGGCATCGGTAACCGCCTGCACCAGtggcagcagcaccaccacgaCCAGCACTACCAACAGCCTGGCCTCACCCACCATTTGCTCGGTGCAGGAGAACGGCAGCGCCATGATTGTGGAGCCCTCCTCCCCGGACGCCTCCGAGTCCTCGTCCTCGGTGGTGTCAGGCGCTGTCAACAGCGGATTGGGTCCCATTGGACCCCCGACCAACGGCAACGTTGTGCTGTAA
- the LOC6607153 gene encoding maternal protein pumilio isoform X3, whose amino-acid sequence MVVLETASALLGGPYAQGAPALKMVQKRYIGLHHWLGPIRSKELKEHIVGDNVSDDVLSLAFNHNQQLFRSQNPGLAAVATNAAAAAAAAAAATSAASAAAAVGAPPVPNGSLQQSQQQQQQQQQQQQQQQQMHMAAASQQFLAAQQQAQNAAYAAQQATPYVINPGQEAAPYMGMIAAAQMPYYGVAPWGMYPGNLIPQQGTQPRRPLTPSQQGAENQSYQVIPAFLDHTGSLLMGGPRTGTPMRLVSPAPVLVPPGATRAGPPPPQGPQLYQPQPQTAQQNLYSQQNGSSVGGLALNTSSLTGRRDSFDRSTSAFSPSTMDYTSSGVAAAANAVNNTVAQAAAAAAAAAAARGKWPGAMSGAASGAYGALGAGNASASPLGAPNTPPPSAQSCLLGSRAPGAESRQRQQQQQQLAAVGLPATAAAAQAAVAAAANNMFGSNSSIFSNPLAIPGTAAVAAAAAAAAAANSRQVAATAAAAAAVAAAAGGVGGPQPGRSRLLEDFRNQRYPNLQLRDLANHIVEFSQDQHGSRFIQQKLERATAAEKQMVFSEILAAAYSLMTDVFGNYVIQKFFEFGTPEQKNTLGMQVKGHVLQLALQMYGCRVIQKALESISPEQQQEIVHELDGHVLKCVKDQNGNHVVQKCIECVDPVALQFIINAFKGQVYSLSTHPYGCRVIQRILEHCTAEQTTPILDELHEHTEQLIQDQYGNYVIQHVLEHGKQEDKSILINSVRGKVLVLSQHKFASNVVEKCVTHATRGERTGLIDEVCTFNDNALHVMMKDQYANYVVQKMIDVSEPTQLKKLMTKIRPHMAALRKYTYGKHINAKLEKYYMKITNPITVGTGTGGVPASSSAAAVSSGVTSASVTACTSGSSTTTTSTTNSLASPTICSVQENGSAMIVEPSSPDASESSSSVVSGAVNSGLGPIGPPTNGNVVL is encoded by the exons CAACTGTTTCGCTCGCAGAATCCGGGCCTTGCAGCAGTTGCCACAAATGCAgcggccgcagcagcagccgcagcagctgccACATCGGCAGCGAGTGCTGCGGCAGCGGTGGGCGCACCCCCCGTTCCCAACGGATCGCTgcagcagtcgcagcagcaacagcagcagcagcagcaacagcagcagcagcagcaacagatgcACATGGCGGCCGCGTCGCAACAATTTTTGGCCGCCCAGCAGCAGGCGCAAAATGCGGCCTATGCCGCCCAACAGGCCACGCCCTACGTCATCAATCCGGGCCAGGAGGCTGCCCCGTATATGGGCATGATTGCCGCCGCCCAGATGCCGTACTATGGCGTAGCGCCATGGGGCATGTATCCGGGCAATCTGATTCCGCAACAGGGAACGCAGCCGCGCCGCCCCCTCACCCCCTCGCAGCAGGGTGCCGAGAATCAGTCGTATCAG GTCATCCCGGCATTCCTCGATCACACGGGCTCCTTGCTGATGGGAGGACCCCGCACCGGGACGCCGATGCGTCTGGTTAGCCCCGCCCCCGTTCTGGTGCCCCCGGGCGCCACCCGTGCCGGCCCTCCGCCCCCGCAGGGCCCACAGCTGTATCAGCCGCAGCCGCAGACGGCCCAACAGAATCTCTACTCGCAGCAGAATGGATCCAGTGTCGGAG GCCTCGCCTTGAACACGAGCTCGTTGACGGGTCGCCGCGACTCCTTCGACCGCAGCACCTCCGCCTTCAGTCCCTCGACCATGGACTACACCAGCAGCGGTGTGGCAGCGGCCGCCAATGCGGTGAACAACACAGTGGCccaggcagcagcagctgccgcagcagccgccgcagcGCGTGGCAAGTGGCCGGGAGCGATGTCGGGAGCGGCCAGTGGAGCCTACGGAGCCCTGGGAGCGGGCAATGCCTCGGCCAGTCCGCTGGGTGCACCAAACACACCGCCGCCATCGGCGCAATCCTGTCTCCTGGGCAGTCGTGCACCTGGAGCCGAGTCCcgccagcggcagcagcagcaacagcagctggcCGCCGTTGGTCTGCCGGCGACTGCAGCAGCTGCCCAGGCAGCGGTGGCAGCGGCTGCCAACAATATGTTCGGATCCAACAGCTCGATCTTCTCGAATCCCCTGGCCATTCCGGGTACGGCAGCTGTGGCAgctgcggcggcagcagcagcggccgcCAACTCTCGTCAGGTGGCTGCcacggcagcggcagcagcggcggtggcagcagcCGCCGGCGGAGTGGGAGGTCCACAGCCAGGAAGATCTCGCCTTCTCGAGGATTTCCGCAACCAGCGGTATCCAAATCTTCAGCTACGCGATCTCGCTAACCACATTGTGGAGTTCTCACAGGATCAGCACGGCTCGCGGTTTATACAACAGAAGTTGGAGCGGGCCACCGCTGCCGAGAAGCAAATGGTGTTCAGCGAGATCCTAGCAGCAGCCTATAGCCTGATGACCGATGTCTTTGGCAACTATGTCATCCAGAAGTTCTTTGAGTTCGGCACTCCCGAGCAGAAGAACACGCTGGGCATGCAGGTCAAGGGTCATGTGCTGCAGCTGGCGCTGCAAATGTATGGCTGCCGAGTGATTCAGAAGGCTCTGGAGAGCATCTCgccggagcagcagcaagaaaTCGTGCACGAACTGGACGGACATGTGCTGAAGTGCGTCAAGGATCAGAATGGCAATCATGTGGTGCAGAAGTGCATTGAGTGCGTGGACCCCGTGGCGCTGCAGTTCATCATCAATGCGTTCAAGGGTCAGGTTTACTCGCTGAGCACTCATCCGTATGGATGCCGGGTGATCCAGAGGATCCTCGAGCATTGCACTGCCGAACAGACCACGCCCATTTTGGACGAACTGCACGAGCACACCGAACAGTTGATTCAGGACCAATATGGCAACTATGTAATTCAGCATGTGCTTG AACACGGCAAGCAGGAGGATAAGTCGATTCTTATCAACAGCGTGCGCGGCAAAGTTCTGGTGCTATCACAGCATAAGTTCGCCTCAAACGTTGTGGAGAAATGCGTTACCCATGCAACTCGCGGAGAACGCACTGGTCTCATAGACGAGGTCTGCACTTTCAACGACAA CGCGTTGCACGTGATGATGAAGGATCAGTATGCCAACTATGTGGTCCAAAAAATGATCGATGTATCAGAGCCGACGCAGCTCAAGAAGCTGATGACCAAGATCCGGCCCCACATGGCCGCCTTGCGCAAGTACACCTACGGCAAGCACATCAATGCCAAGTTGGAGAAGTACTACATGAAGATAACCAATCCCATAACGGTGGGCACAGGAACTGGAGGAGTGCCGGCCTCCTCGTCGGCGGCGGCAGTCAGCAGTGGTGTCACCTCGGCATCGGTAACCGCCTGCACCAGtggcagcagcaccaccacgaCCAGCACTACCAACAGCCTGGCCTCACCCACCATTTGCTCGGTGCAGGAGAACGGCAGCGCCATGATTGTGGAGCCCTCCTCCCCGGACGCCTCCGAGTCCTCGTCCTCGGTGGTGTCAGGCGCTGTCAACAGCGGATTGGGTCCCATTGGACCCCCGACCAACGGCAACGTTGTGCTGTAA
- the LOC6607153 gene encoding maternal protein pumilio isoform X6, with translation MVVLETASALLGGPYAQGAPALKMVQKRYIGLHHWLGPIRSKELKEHIQLFRSQNPGLAAVATNAAAAAAAAAAATSAASAAAAVGAPPVPNGSLQQSQQQQQQQQQQQQQQQQMHMAAASQQFLAAQQQAQNAAYAAQQATPYVINPGQEAAPYMGMIAAAQMPYYGVAPWGMYPGNLIPQQGTQPRRPLTPSQQGAENQSYQVIPAFLDHTGSLLMGGPRTGTPMRLVSPAPVLVPPGATRAGPPPPQGPQLYQPQPQTAQQNLYSQQNGSSVGGLALNTSSLTGRRDSFDRSTSAFSPSTMDYTSSGVAAAANAVNNTVAQAAAAAAAAAAARGKWPGAMSGAASGAYGALGAGNASASPLGAPNTPPPSAQSCLLGSRAPGAESRQRQQQQQQLAAVGLPATAAAAQAAVAAAANNMFGSNSSIFSNPLAIPGTAAVAAAAAAAAAANSRQVAATAAAAAAVAAAAGGVGGPQPGRSRLLEDFRNQRYPNLQLRDLANHIVEFSQDQHGSRFIQQKLERATAAEKQMVFSEILAAAYSLMTDVFGNYVIQKFFEFGTPEQKNTLGMQVKGHVLQLALQMYGCRVIQKALESISPEQQQEIVHELDGHVLKCVKDQNGNHVVQKCIECVDPVALQFIINAFKGQVYSLSTHPYGCRVIQRILEHCTAEQTTPILDELHEHTEQLIQDQYGNYVIQHVLEHGKQEDKSILINSVRGKVLVLSQHKFASNVVEKCVTHATRGERTGLIDEVCTFNDNALHVMMKDQYANYVVQKMIDVSEPTQLKKLMTKIRPHMAALRKYTYGKHINAKLEKYYMKITNPITVGTGTGGVPASSSAAAVSSGVTSASVTACTSGSSTTTTSTTNSLASPTICSVQENGSAMIVEPSSPDASESSSSVVSGAVNSGLGPIGPPTNGNVVL, from the exons CAACTGTTTCGCTCGCAGAATCCGGGCCTTGCAGCAGTTGCCACAAATGCAgcggccgcagcagcagccgcagcagctgccACATCGGCAGCGAGTGCTGCGGCAGCGGTGGGCGCACCCCCCGTTCCCAACGGATCGCTgcagcagtcgcagcagcaacagcagcagcagcagcaacagcagcagcagcagcaacagatgcACATGGCGGCCGCGTCGCAACAATTTTTGGCCGCCCAGCAGCAGGCGCAAAATGCGGCCTATGCCGCCCAACAGGCCACGCCCTACGTCATCAATCCGGGCCAGGAGGCTGCCCCGTATATGGGCATGATTGCCGCCGCCCAGATGCCGTACTATGGCGTAGCGCCATGGGGCATGTATCCGGGCAATCTGATTCCGCAACAGGGAACGCAGCCGCGCCGCCCCCTCACCCCCTCGCAGCAGGGTGCCGAGAATCAGTCGTATCAG GTCATCCCGGCATTCCTCGATCACACGGGCTCCTTGCTGATGGGAGGACCCCGCACCGGGACGCCGATGCGTCTGGTTAGCCCCGCCCCCGTTCTGGTGCCCCCGGGCGCCACCCGTGCCGGCCCTCCGCCCCCGCAGGGCCCACAGCTGTATCAGCCGCAGCCGCAGACGGCCCAACAGAATCTCTACTCGCAGCAGAATGGATCCAGTGTCGGAG GCCTCGCCTTGAACACGAGCTCGTTGACGGGTCGCCGCGACTCCTTCGACCGCAGCACCTCCGCCTTCAGTCCCTCGACCATGGACTACACCAGCAGCGGTGTGGCAGCGGCCGCCAATGCGGTGAACAACACAGTGGCccaggcagcagcagctgccgcagcagccgccgcagcGCGTGGCAAGTGGCCGGGAGCGATGTCGGGAGCGGCCAGTGGAGCCTACGGAGCCCTGGGAGCGGGCAATGCCTCGGCCAGTCCGCTGGGTGCACCAAACACACCGCCGCCATCGGCGCAATCCTGTCTCCTGGGCAGTCGTGCACCTGGAGCCGAGTCCcgccagcggcagcagcagcaacagcagctggcCGCCGTTGGTCTGCCGGCGACTGCAGCAGCTGCCCAGGCAGCGGTGGCAGCGGCTGCCAACAATATGTTCGGATCCAACAGCTCGATCTTCTCGAATCCCCTGGCCATTCCGGGTACGGCAGCTGTGGCAgctgcggcggcagcagcagcggccgcCAACTCTCGTCAGGTGGCTGCcacggcagcggcagcagcggcggtggcagcagcCGCCGGCGGAGTGGGAGGTCCACAGCCAGGAAGATCTCGCCTTCTCGAGGATTTCCGCAACCAGCGGTATCCAAATCTTCAGCTACGCGATCTCGCTAACCACATTGTGGAGTTCTCACAGGATCAGCACGGCTCGCGGTTTATACAACAGAAGTTGGAGCGGGCCACCGCTGCCGAGAAGCAAATGGTGTTCAGCGAGATCCTAGCAGCAGCCTATAGCCTGATGACCGATGTCTTTGGCAACTATGTCATCCAGAAGTTCTTTGAGTTCGGCACTCCCGAGCAGAAGAACACGCTGGGCATGCAGGTCAAGGGTCATGTGCTGCAGCTGGCGCTGCAAATGTATGGCTGCCGAGTGATTCAGAAGGCTCTGGAGAGCATCTCgccggagcagcagcaagaaaTCGTGCACGAACTGGACGGACATGTGCTGAAGTGCGTCAAGGATCAGAATGGCAATCATGTGGTGCAGAAGTGCATTGAGTGCGTGGACCCCGTGGCGCTGCAGTTCATCATCAATGCGTTCAAGGGTCAGGTTTACTCGCTGAGCACTCATCCGTATGGATGCCGGGTGATCCAGAGGATCCTCGAGCATTGCACTGCCGAACAGACCACGCCCATTTTGGACGAACTGCACGAGCACACCGAACAGTTGATTCAGGACCAATATGGCAACTATGTAATTCAGCATGTGCTTG AACACGGCAAGCAGGAGGATAAGTCGATTCTTATCAACAGCGTGCGCGGCAAAGTTCTGGTGCTATCACAGCATAAGTTCGCCTCAAACGTTGTGGAGAAATGCGTTACCCATGCAACTCGCGGAGAACGCACTGGTCTCATAGACGAGGTCTGCACTTTCAACGACAA CGCGTTGCACGTGATGATGAAGGATCAGTATGCCAACTATGTGGTCCAAAAAATGATCGATGTATCAGAGCCGACGCAGCTCAAGAAGCTGATGACCAAGATCCGGCCCCACATGGCCGCCTTGCGCAAGTACACCTACGGCAAGCACATCAATGCCAAGTTGGAGAAGTACTACATGAAGATAACCAATCCCATAACGGTGGGCACAGGAACTGGAGGAGTGCCGGCCTCCTCGTCGGCGGCGGCAGTCAGCAGTGGTGTCACCTCGGCATCGGTAACCGCCTGCACCAGtggcagcagcaccaccacgaCCAGCACTACCAACAGCCTGGCCTCACCCACCATTTGCTCGGTGCAGGAGAACGGCAGCGCCATGATTGTGGAGCCCTCCTCCCCGGACGCCTCCGAGTCCTCGTCCTCGGTGGTGTCAGGCGCTGTCAACAGCGGATTGGGTCCCATTGGACCCCCGACCAACGGCAACGTTGTGCTGTAA